One Bos indicus isolate NIAB-ARS_2022 breed Sahiwal x Tharparkar unplaced genomic scaffold, NIAB-ARS_B.indTharparkar_mat_pri_1.0 scaffold_55, whole genome shotgun sequence genomic window carries:
- the LOC139181990 gene encoding melanoma-associated antigen B2-like, with product MPRGRKSKHCAHEKRHQDRAETQGLHDHATTSGEEETTFSSPPDSESTPSSSSAAGTLKGRQGAQGTTSAAAGAICKRSGVGGTARSRSGVGAKGQVQEGENSSQASAAAESCHTDLTRESESLLRYMLFKYMMRELIKRSEMLKVIHRSYRKQFPEILRRDSECMELEFGLVLKEVRPNNHCYTLVSNLDLSDSESMRGDWGLPKNGLLMPLLGVTYLNGHRASEEDIWKFLNMLSIYDGRRHFISGDTGKLITQDLVQEVYLEYRQVPGSDPPRYEFLWGPNTLTQNSKTKVLQILTRVNDSAPDTLQPRYEDSWREEVESSRARAAAGTGRSASASTGPSALPVLAFLPRPGLALLLQLGLTCLPRPGPALLPRTVLAILPRPDMSHWPRPDMAHRPQPGLKYLPGPVLALLPQPVLALMPRPVLALMPQPVLALLPRSVLALLPWPDLAFLVQPGLALRPQPVLILLLWPVLTLLPWPELALLLQPRLTCLPGPGLAFLPQAVLAPLPWPDLAILLQPGLALLPRPVLTLLPWPHLALLLLPGLAVWRQLGLTFLPWPGVAFLPRPSQVLLPRPVLPLLPRPVPSPGPNPATHLAPGVV from the coding sequence ATGCCTCGTGGGCGGAAGAGTAAGCACTGTGCTCATGAGAAACGTCACCAAGACCGGGCTGAGACCCAGGGTCTTCATGATCATGCTACCACATCTGGGGAAGAGGAaaccaccttctcctcccctcctgaTTCAGAGAGCACTCCCTCAAGCTCCTCTGCTGCTGGCACCCTGAAGGGTCGTCAGGGAGCCCAAGGCACCACCAGTGCTGCTGCAGGTGCTATATGCAAAAGATCTGGTGTCGGTGGCACAGCACGCTCGAGATCTGGTGTAGGTGCCAAGGGCCAAGTTCAGGAAGGTGAAAATTCCTCCCAGGCCTCAGCTGCTGCTGAGAGCTGTCACACAGATCTGACCAGGGAGTCAGAGAGTTTGCTGCGGTACATGCTGTTTAAGTATATGATGAGGGAGCTCATTAAGAGGTCAGAAATGCTGAAAGTTATCCACAGAAGTTACAGGAAGCAATTCCCTGAGATCCTCAGAAGGGACTCTGAGTGCATGGAGCTGGAGTTTGGCCTGGTGCTGAAGGAAGTCAGGCCCAACAATCACTGCTATACCCTGGTGAGCAACCTAGATCTCAGCGACAGTGAGTCTATGAGAGGTGACTGGGGGCTGCCGAAGAATGGTCTTCTGATGCCTCTGCTGGGTGTCACCTACCTGAATGGTCACCGCGCCTCTGAGgaggacatctggaagttcctgaatATGTTGAGCATCTATGATGGAAGAAGGCACTTCATCTCTGGAGACACCGGGAAGCTCATCACACAAGATCTGGTGCAGGAAGTGTACCTGGAGTACCGCCAGGTGCCCGGCAGCGATCCCCCTCGCTATGAGTTCCTGTGGGGTCCTAACACGCTCACACAAAACAGCAAGACAAAAGTCCTGCAGATTTTGACCAGGGTGAATGATTCAGCCCCCGACACCTTACAGCCACGTTATGAGGACTCTTGGAGAGAGGAGGTAGAGAGCTCCAGAGCCAGAGCTGCAGCCGGGACCGGCCGGTCTGCCTCAGCCAGCACTGGCCCTTCTGCTCTGCCAGTGCTGgcctttctgcctcggccaggcctggcacttctgctgcagctagggctgacatgtctgccacggcccggcccggccctccTGCCTCGGACAGTGCTGGCAATCCTTCCTCGGCCAGATATGTCACATTGGCCTCGGCCAGACATGGCACATCGGCCTCAGCCAGGGCTGaaatatctgccagggccagttctggcccttctgcctcagccagtgctggcccttatgcctcggccagtgctggcccttatgcctcagccagtgctggcccttctgcctcggtcagtgctggctcttctgccttggccagacctggcattTCTGGTGCAGCCAGGGCTAGCACTtcggcctcagccagtgctgatccttctgctttggccagtgctgacccttctgccttggccagaactggcacttctgctccagccaaggctgacatgtctgccagggccaggcctggcctttCTGCCTCaggcagtgctggcccctctaccttggccagacctggcaattctgctccagccaggcctggcccttctgcctcggccagtgctgacccttctgccttggccacacctggcacttctgctgctgccAGGGCTGGCAGTTTGGCGTCAGCTAGGGCTGACATTTCTGCCATGGCCAGGCGTGGCATTTCTGCCTCGGCCTAGCCAGGTCCtactgcctcggccagtgctaccacttctgcctcggccagtgcccAGTCCAGGGCCAAATCCAGCCACTCATCTCGCCCCTGGTGTTGTCTGA
- the LOC139181991 gene encoding uncharacterized protein, producing MSPHSPSSRCPNLLSLGRDSCLWSLTTAIMPRGQKSKHHAREKRRQARAETQGVHDQATTSRGEETTSSSPPDSESAPSSSSAAGTSKGPPGAQGTTSAAEGAIRKRSRGGGAARSRSGVGGAARSRSGVGAEGQVQEGENSSQASAAAASSHTDLLTMKAELLVQYMLYKYKMREFIKRSKMLQKINRRYKEQFPEILSKASEHMEMVFGLVLKEVRPNSHCYTLVSNLDLSDSESMRGDLGLPKNGLLMPLLGVIYLNGNHAPEEKIWKFLNMLGIYDGRSHFIFGEPRKLITEDLVREEYLEYHQVPGSDPPRYEFLCGPKALTETSKTKILQFLAKVKDSVHPALQPQYEEAWREEIESTGARSEARAGTSASTRPGTAASAAAGRSASTRPGTAALAAAGRSTSARPGTGVSASFGHSASTRPGTAASAAAGRSASTRPGTAALAAAGHSASARPGTAASASTGHSSSSRPGTSALATAGTSALATAGTSASTRPGTAASAIAGTSASSSPGTAASASAGRSASARPGTAASATAGTSASTSPGTAASASAGPSASARPGTAASATAGTSASTSPGTAASASAGRSASPGLALLPQPLLALLPQPGLALLPQPLLALLPHPALALLPQPVLAVLLRPGLALLPQPLLALLPQPGLALLPQPLLAVVPQPGLALLLQPLLALVPRPGLALLPQPLLALLPQPGLALLPQPLLALLLQPLCTPGPHPAAYLVPSVI from the coding sequence ATGTCACCTCATTCTCCATCCTCCAGGTGCCCCAATCTCCTGTCTCTTGGCCGAGACTCCTGCCTGTGGTCCCTGACCACAGCCATCATGCCTCGTGGGCAGAAGAGTAAGCACCATGCTCGTGAGAAACGTCGCCAGGCCCGAGCTGAGACCCAGGGTGTTCATGATCAGGCTACCACATCTAGGGGAGAAgagaccacctcctcctcccctcctgattCAGAGAGCGCTCCCTCAAGCTCGTCTGCTGCTGGCACCTCCAAGGGGCCTCCGGGAGCCCAAGGCACCACCAGTGCTGCTGAAGGTGCTATACGCAAAAGATCTCGTGGTGGTGGCGCAGCACGCTCGAGATCTGGTGTTGGTGGCGCAGCACGCTCAAGATCTGGTGTAGGTGCTGAGGGCCAAGTTCAGGAAGGTGAAAATTCCTCCCaggcctcagctgctgctgcgAGCTCTCACACAGATCTTCTGACCATGAAGGCAGAGCTATTGGTGCAGTACATGCTGTATAAGTATAAGATGAGGGAATTCATTAAGAGGTCCAAAATGCTGCAGAAAATCAATAGAAGGTACAAGGAACAATTCCCTGAGATCCTTAGCAAGGCCTCCGAGCACATGGAGATGGTGTTTGGCCTGGTGCTGAAGGAAGTCAGGCCCAACAGTCACTGCTATACCCTGGTGAGCAACCTAGATCTCAGTGACAGCGAGTCTATGAGAGGTGACTTGGGGCTGCCGAAGAATGGTCTTCTGATGCCTCTGCTGGGTGTCATCTACCTGAATGGCAACCACGCCCCTGAGGAgaagatctggaagttcctgaATATGCTGGGCATCTATGATGGAAGAAGTCACTTTATCTTTGGAGAGCCTAGGAAGCTCATCACAGAAGATCTGGTGCGGGAAGAGTACCTGGAGTACCACCAGGTGCCCGGCAGCGATCCCCCTCGCTATGAGTTCCTGTGTGGTCCTAAAGCGCTCACAGAAACCAGCAAGACAAAAATCCTGCAGTTTTTGGCCAAGGTCAAGGATTCAGTCCATCCTGCCTTGCAGCCGCAATATGAAGAGGCTTGGAGAGAGGAAATAGAGAGCACCGGAGCCAGAAGtgaagccagggctggcacttctgCCTCAACCAGGCCTGGCACTGCTGCCTCAGCCGCTGCTGGCCGTTCTGCCTCAACCAGGCCTGGCACTGCTGCCTTAGCCGCTGCTGGCCGTTCTACTTCAGCCAGGCCTGGCACTGGTGTCTCAGCCTCTTTTGGCCATTCTGCCTCAACCAGGCCTGGCACTGCTGCCTCAGCCGCTGCTGGCCGTTCTGCCTCAACCAGGCCTGGCACTGCTGCCTTAGCCGCTGCTGGCCATTCTGCTTCAGCCAGGCCTGGCACTGCTGCCTCAGCCAGCACTGGCCATTCTTCTTCATCCAGGCCTGGCACTTCTGCCTTAGCCACTGCTGGCACTTCTGCCTTAGCCACTGCTGGCACTTCTGCCTCAACCAGGCCTGGCACTGCTGCCTCAGCCATTGCTGGCACTTCTGCCTCATCCAGCCCTGGCActgctgcctcagccagtgctggccgtTCTGCTTCGGCCAGGCCTGGCACTGCTGCCTCAGCCACTGCTGGCACTTCTGCCTCAACCAGCCCTGGCActgctgcctcagccagtgctggcccttctgcttcGGCCAGGCCTGGCACTGCTGCCTCAGCCACTGCTGGCACTTCTGCCTCAACCAGCCCTGGCActgctgcctcagccagtgctggccgtTCTGCTTCGCCAGGCCTGGCACTGCTGCCTCAGCCACTGCTGGCACTTCTGCCTCAACCAGGCCTGGCATTGCTGCCTCAGCCACTGCTGGCACTTCTGCCTCATCCAGCCCTGGCActgctgcctcagccagtgctggccgtTCTGCTTCGGCCAGGCCTGGCACTGCTGCCTCAGCCACTGCTGGCACTTCTGCCTCAACCAGGCCTGGCATTGCTGCCTCAGCCGCTGCTGGCCGTCGTGCCTCAACCAGGCCTGGCACTGCTGCTTCAGCCGCTGCTGGCACTTGTACCTCGACCAGGCCTGGCACTGCTGCCTCAGCCACTGCTGGCACTTCTACCTCAACCAGGCCTGGCACTGCTGCCTCAGCCACTGCTGGCCCTTCTGCTTCAGCCACTGTGCACCCCAGGGCCGCATCCAGCCGCTTATCTCGTCCCTAGTGTGATCTGA